One Microplitis mediator isolate UGA2020A chromosome 3, iyMicMedi2.1, whole genome shotgun sequence DNA segment encodes these proteins:
- the LOC130664647 gene encoding WD repeat-containing protein 75, with protein MKEKMTKKLSNRTDGRNDDLVVKRKGGGSIIDNRPLFSNDGETLYVVWKQIIRAYSTQTGDFVRELEPAENKITGIASTENNNTIIGCTETGVLINWDSHGLITKNLKLKTHKNVKIKSFHIVNYTNVKGNDTQQALITYYVKPNNAIQLVLFDLENGNDIKSTSIRATSEDYSVDIIGNYGNNLIALAQDLDLHILQPERNLTGKLHKIGFGGRKFTCIAGHPEEDCVATGDSSGRVAVWRNLFAKRATYGSYHWHTLPVTDVVFSRSGGHMYSGGSECVLVKWTLSNPHLKNFLPRLPAPIKHLTIAPNNLYVAVSTLDNGIIVVNPQRKLTAVIQNFTWGVGVSQKDLFPAGLTLDPRTGSLVLNSRTGHVQFFDTQTKSLLYNVNITAQNFLTQERSAIIVNTEVTKIALNYDGSWMATIEERDDKISCPEVRLKFWKFDTEKQVFALNTSIELPHEYGVNALKFQPRKSLVEEDVLAVTTGEDNKFKLWNLSQPSSIYQKSRHWQCYGVGTYRGLPASDAGFSQDGSLLGVGFASSLTIWTPDSNNLKCSLTNNRYPQELKRIEFGKFEACHLVIAASCEHIAVWNLLTLSIIWSVPLKLKTLAADSQSAFMATFTEDNTLYVFTPLNSTPVYTRKNILEENNSVLAASFVPHPCEKQLPSYQKWQRKSQLFFLDSNQELLTLESESEASISLENLIGNGLPATAFSSMVAEQTTSNVERESSFFHDQFNTSKKSIAEELLSISPHTLPSKKILYGPFVLSFKAHIAQKVKVQEEKPSGEDIETVNDESTAEESDDEDKSISKSEDSSPKDIKLINQHNITNDNNDYDDEEFENNPNLVSYDWTCVADIYSNETL; from the exons atgaaagaaaaaatgacAAAGAAATTATCGAATCGTACTGATGGTAGAAATGATGATCTTGTGGTTAAGAGAAAAGGCGGCGGAAGCATTATTGATAATCGTCCACTTTTTTCCAATGACGGAGA AACACTGTATGTAGTATGGAAGCAAATAATCAGAGCATACAGTACTCAGACGGGCGATTTTGTTCGAGAATTAGAGCCAGCAGAAAACAAAATTACTGGTATCGCAtcaactgaaaataataacacGATCATTGGTTGTACTGAAACTGGTGTCCTAATAAACTGGGACTCCCATGGACTCATCACCAAAAACTTG aaACTTAAAACTCACaaaaacgtaaaaataaaGAGCTTTCATATAGTTAATTACACCAATGTAAAGGGAAATGATACACAGCAAGCTCTGATTACGTATTATGTGAAACCTAATAATGCGATCCAGCTGGTTCTGTTTGATTTAGAAAATGGAAATGATATAAAGTCTACTAGTATTcg TGCCACTTCTGAAGATTATTCTGTAGATATAATTGGAAATTAtggaaataatttgatagcatTGGCCCAAGATCTTGATCTGCATATTTTACAACCAGAGAGAAATTTAACTGggaaatt gcATAAAATAGGTTTTGGTGGTCGTAAATTCACGTGTATTGCTGGTCATCCCGAGGAAGATTGTGTTGCGACAGGTGATTCTAGTGGAAGAGTTGCAGTATGGAGAAATTTATTTGCTAAAAGAGCAACATATGGTTCTTATCATTGGCACACATTACCAGTTACGGATGTCGTTTTCAGTAGATCTG GTGGTCATATGTACTCTGGAGGAAGTGAATGCGTACTTGTAAAATGGACTCTATCCAACCctcatctaaaaaattttctccctCGACTTCCTGCGCCAATAAAACATCTCACAATAGCCCCGAACAATCTGTACGTCGCTGTTTCTACTCTGGACAACGGAATCATTGTCGTTAATCCTCAGAGAAAGCTTACGGCagtaatacaaaattttacgtGGGGTGTTGGTGTATCGCAAAAAGATCTTTTTCCAGCTGGACTTACTCTGGATCCTCGAACAGGAAGTTTGGTGCTCAACAGTCGAACTGGACATGTTCAGTTTTTTGATACTCAAACAAAAAGTTTACTATATAAT GTCAACATCAcagctcaaaattttttgactcaagaGCGTAGTGCGATAATTGTTAACACAGAAGTTACAAAAATAGCATTAAATTATGACGGGTCATGGATGGCGACTATTGAGGAACGTGATGATAAAATATCTTGTCCGGAAGTAAGATTAAAATTCTGGAAATTTGACACCGAAAAGCAAgt ATTTGCATTGAATACTTCCATTGAACTTCCCCATGAATACGGGGTAAATGCGCTTAAATTTCAACCAAGAAAATCATTAGTCGAAGAAGATGTTTTAGCAGTAACTACTGGCGAAgacaataaattcaaattatggaATTTATCACAACCGTCATCTATTTAcc AGAAAAGTAGACACTGGCAATGTTATGGAGTCGGTACATATCGAGGATTACCAGCATCTGATGCTGGATTTTCCCAAGATGGTTCTCTTCTTGGTGTTGGTTTTGCTTCCAGTCTCACAATCTGGACTCCTGActcgaataatttaaaatgcagTCTAACAAATAATCGTTACCCTCAAGAATtaaa gCGTATAGAGTTCGGAAAATTTGAAGCCTGTCATCTAGTAATCGCCGCCTCATGTGAACACATAGCAGTTTGGAATCTTCTAACTCTCAGTATCATCTGGAGTGTTCCCTTGAAGCTTAAAACCCTCGCCGCAGATTCACAGTCAGCTTTCATGGCAACATTTACCGAAGACAATACTCTCTATGTATTTACTCCGCTCAATTCGACTCCCGTGTACacgaggaaaaatattttagaagaaAACAATTCAGTATTGGCCGCAAGTTTTGTTCCCCATCCTTGCGAAAAACAACTCCCTAGTTATCAAAAGTGGCAACGAAAATCTCAATTATTCTTTTTGGACTCCAATCAAGAACTTTTGACTCTCGAGTCGGAGTCTGAAGCATCGATTTCTCTGGAAAACTTGATAGGAAATGGGTTACCTGCAACAGCCTTTAGCAGTATGGTGGCTGAACAGACGACCAGTAATGTCGAACGTGAATCATCTTTCTTTCACGATCAATTTAATACttcgaaaaaaagtattgCTGAAGAg CTGCTGTCAATCTCACCGCACACGTTGCCTTCTAAGAAGATACTGTATGGACCTTTTGTCTTGTCATTCAAAGCTCATATCGCACAGAAAGTCAAAGTTCAAGAGGAAAAACCTTCAGG ggaAGACATTGAAACGGTTAATGATGAAAGTACTGCTGAGGAAAGTGATGATGAAGATAAAAGTATATCAAAATCCGAAGATTCCTCGccaaaagatattaaattaattaaccagCATAATATcacaaatgataataatgactaCGATGATGAggaattcgaaaataatccaAATCTTGTCAGTTATGACTGGACATGTGTGGctgatatttattcaaatgaaaCATTGTGA
- the LOC130664656 gene encoding ubiquitin-conjugating enzyme E2 S has translation MSSISNVENFSPQIIRRVAKEMTELVSHPPEGIRVIINDEDVTDIQAVIEGPAGTPYADGHFRVKLALGKDFPQGPPKAFFLTKIFHPNVAKNGEICVNTLKKDWKSDLGIKHILLTVKCLLIVPNAESALNEEAGKMLLEKYDDYSERAKMMTEIHAQGGGKGSKVGLESCTSSEIGGPLPKKHASDKKITAEKKKMLRDKKRTLKRL, from the exons ATGAGTTCG ataTCGAATGTCGAGAATTTTTCACCACAAATTATTCGGAGGGTAGCCAAGGAAATGACAGAACTGGTCAGCCATCCTCCTGAGGGCATTCGGGTTATCATTAATGATGAAGATGTCACTGACATTCAGGCTGTCATCGAGGGACCTG ctggTACTCCTTACGCGGACGGTCATTTCAGAGTTAAACTTGCTCTGGGCAAGGACTTCCCACAAGGACCTCCTAAAGCTTTCTTCCTTACCAAAATCTTCCATCCAAATGTTGCGAAAAATGGAGAAATTTGTGTTAACACCTTGAAGAAAGATTGGAAGTCTGATCTTGGgataaaacatatattatta actGTCAAGTGCCTACTCATCGTACCTAATGCCGAATCTGCCTTGAATGAAGAGGCAGGAAAAATGCTTCTTGAAAAATACGATGATTATTCCGAAAGAGCTAAAATGATGACCGAAATTCATGCTCAA gGAGGTGGAAAAGGCAGTAAAGTTGGTCTTGAGAGCTGTACCTCCTCCGAAATTGGCGGACCTCTTCCTAAAAAACACGCaagtgacaaaaaaataaccgctgagaaaaaaaaaatgttgagagATAAGAAAAGAACGCTCAAGCGATtataa
- the LOC130664653 gene encoding THO complex subunit 4, which yields MKMVDKIEMSLDDIIKQNKGGRSRGAARRGRGSTGNLQRRGPRGSPRAGGGVMRGRNRGGISRATASYTRGDVNSAWKHDMFEGVKKVGRGSIGSTGTTKLLVSNLDFGVSDSDIQELFSEFGPLKSASVHYDRSGRSLGSADVIFERRADAIKAMKQYNGVPLDGREMNIQVATSELPVTTSIRGSSRLPATNFPQRSTTNRFRGARGAGATRGRGGASGRRGAGGRGGGTRTPAKTPTAEELDAELEAYVKEVK from the exons atgaagatGGTAGACAAAATTGAAATGAGCCTAGACGATATAATCAAGCAAAATAAAGGAGGAAGATCGCGTGGCGCGGCTAGACGAGGCAGAGGTTCCACCGGTAATTTGCAACGACGAGGTCCGCGTGGATCACCCAGAGCTGGTGGTGGAGTTATGCGAGGACGTAACCGAGGTGGAATTTCACGAGCGACTGCTTCTTACACACGA ggTGATGTAAATAGTGCGTGGAAACATGATATGTTCGAGGGCGTCAAGAAAGTCGGAAGAGGTTCAATCGGTAGCACAGGGACTACCAAACTCCTTGTGTCCAACCTCGACTTTGGAGTATCCGATTCTGATATTCag gaATTATTTAGTGAATTCGGGCCATTGAAATCTGCGTCAGTGCATTATGACAGATCAGGACGTTCTTTGGGATCTGCTGATGTAATTTTTGAACGAAGAGCTGATGCGATCAAAGCTATGAAGCAATACAATGGTGTCCCTCTtgatg GTCGTGAAATGAACATTCAAGTCGCTACATCTGAATTGCCTGTAACAACATCCATTCGTGGATCATCAAGACTTCCTGCAACCAATTTCCCCCAGAGATCAACGACGAATCGATTCCGGGGTGCTCGTGGGGCTGGTGCGACAAGAG gtCGTGGTGGTGCGAGTGGAAGACGAGGTGCGGGTGGACGAGGCGGAGGCACTAGAACACCAGCAAAAACCCCAACTGCCGAAGAGTTGGACGCTGAATTAGAAGCTTACGTAAAAGAAGTCAAGTAG
- the LOC130664645 gene encoding transcription initiation factor TFIID subunit 1-like, which translates to MALLDENSNKSFNLIGFMFGNIDNNGQLENHFFDDDAQRHLSSLDSLGFDSVIQDVVSHEEIVGESYSYSDDDVTLENQVVVNDRDNDIDHDKLPGNSFPDASEEIEDLELEIPEENVDIHADDDEAFDKCHDTKLSPVKTNEDKENHPYSYILPAKYANVDVTELFPNFRPNKVLRFHKLFGEGKFSSLPNIWRGAQKLKKNHKQHNEETKKCTDSDQEEKVIKSKGWVMNYGPDPDPDQCASDDELKLLAPVKNEQQAVTGNEDAKENVKTSPDFKDWRFGPAKYWFDMMGVPETGSNFDYGFKLAKANESNNNKLEKLNSDGFDDDAFLMVSQLEWENNVVWDSNDVAQEVARTLNNKNSSAGWIPSSSNRKAQSQDKFDMSFHSRLHAEKNEQQDETFSSLFPVENDDLVYGLWENEVIWDAENMKEIPKPKILTLDLNDDNIILEIPEDVNPIKKQTETQRKAKNPLPYSKKSKTLLNQIGILNIAEEIEEKTPPEPSNSTTHDPFNISNDVYYMPKEKEMTLRLKTGGKNLIQHSIPVMKLSAPFIRTFMGPMKLRNFHRPPLRRFSYGPLAHPGPHPVHPLLKYIEHQAEKRERERIASGGGDVFFMRSAKDLSGRDGQLILVEFSEEHPPLMNAVGMCSKIKNYYRRKVDKDQQVPNYKYGETVFTYTSPFLGSLAPGQSIQTLENNMYRAPIYEHKAPQTDFLVIRTRDKYFIREVDNIFIAGQQCPLYEVPGPNSKLAVKFTRDFLLVFIYRLFWKSTDTPKKVKMEDIKKAFPLYSESSIRKRLKLCANFKRTGMYSNWWVMRSDFRLPSEEEIQEMVSPEQCCAYFSMKAAEQRLKDAGYGEKFLFASQNDDDDDLQLKMDDEIKVAPWNTSRAYIHAMEGKCLLQLTGPADPTGCGEGFSYVRMSNKPIVNKNEQEVQPKKTLNGTDADLRRLSLPNAKQILKKFQIPDEKVNQLGRWEIIDLVRTLSTEKAKAGEQCESKFSRGNRFSVAEYQERYKEECQRIFNLQNSVLSSAEVLSSDENVSSDDEDDSDIEEMGKNIENILANKTTSEQLTLKQEEQERQELKKMFLGETSTAQNSKKSKTKKKGDTDSEPGERVLKINRTFRDADGKEFTRVEIIRNSAVIDLYLKIKNTNDKKLVNDFMSLTDEQKEERRKEKRRLQERLRRINKHEERKRKMMANNPVSADSNNSQDDPLSLQRPSKSCPVVQNIPAPNSVNVGVTRVQEKKVDKQFNSDLNYHKDLVKVDGTKVKFSTKLIKQIQEENNNHNRTTKSRDPDTKFSTKKRRRNTEDTIDYNQSVEYIKPAKRRQTDPVISMSVILEKIINEVKHLPNVGLFLFPVNRKLVPDYYKIIKQPIDLQTIRENIRQYKYETREKFLADINRLVKNSSIYNGPIHPLTKTAEQILEICAQRLKEKDESLMRLEKAINPFMGDNDQVKLAFLLDDIVNRKIKTMTESKLFLNFKKFTKNTSIVKTPMDLNTIIQKIASRDYHNRYGFLHDVKLILDNCIQQNSSFVREAEMIFKVCEQSLNEYDSYLTQIESNIVNKNSYWLEANKNKNSPAVKSSLKSLSLKSMSLSENASVKSKSDDSDFIDVVGDEESLGSATENKINTIQEHKFSSEEKYKLMESEDVSKSPDSIPEEKVDIYQDLECSDDENEFTIGGRKEENFETISENQIDNFQDFQFFSDGTFNLMELDVGGGNSDIMSGEEITLYQSDLQGSDDDECNFVQKKVFQCIPEKKVNLLEELEVSSEDDVRQENDHQQEQSYDIADGEIWF; encoded by the exons atggcACTACTCGATGAAAATAGTAACAAGTCTTTTAATTTGATTGGATTTATGTTTGGGAATATTGACAACAATGGTCAGTTGGAGAATCATTTCTTTGATGATGATGCTCAAAGACATTTGTCGTCACTCGATTCCCTGGGATTTGATTCTGTAATCCAGGATGTAGTGTCACATGAAGAAATTGTCGGGGAATCTTATAGTTATAGTGACGATGATGTGACATTAGAAAATCAAGTGGTCGTGAATGACCGTGACAATGATATCGATCATGATAAATTACCGGGTAACAGTTTTCCTGATGCGAGTGAAGAAATTGAAGATTTGGAGTTGGAAATTCCAGAAGAAAATGTTGATATCCATGCAGATGATGATGAGGCATTTGATAAATGTCATGATACAAAATTGTCACCAGTTAAAACTAATGAAGACAAAGAAAATCATCCTTATTCTTATATATTACCAGCAAAATATGCAAATGTTGATGTGACTGAATTATTTCCTAACTTTCGTCCTAATAAAGTTCTCCGGTTTCACAAATTATTCGGAGAAGGAAAGTTTAGTAGTTTGCCAAATATCTGGCGGGGAGCTCAGAAACTGAAGAAGAATCACAAACAACATAAcgaagaaacaaaaaaatgtacgGATTCAGATCAAGAAGAAAAAGTTATCAAGAGTAAAGGCTGGGTAATGAACTACGGGCCTGATCCTGATCCTGACCAGTGCGCTTCTGATGATGAGCTCAAATTATTGGCACCTGTTAAAAACGAACAACAAGCAGTGACTGGTAATGAAGATGCTAAAGAAAATGTGAAGACAAGTCCAGATTTTAAGGATTGGCGTTTTGGTCCAGCAAAGTATTGGTTTGATATGATGGGGGTACCCGAGACTGGgagtaattttgattatggATTTAAATTAGCGAAAGCTAATgagtcaaataataataagcttgaaaaattaaacagtGATGGGTTTGATGACGACGCATTTCTTATGGTTTCACAATTGGAGTGGGAAAATAACGTCGTATGGGATTCAAATGATGTAGCGCAGGAAGTTGCGCGTacattaaataacaaaaatagttCTGCTGGGTGGATACCTTCAAGTTCTAACAGAAAAGCTCAGTCACAGGACAAATTTGACATGAGTTTTCATTCTCGACTTcatgcagaaaaaaatgaacagcAAGATGAAACTTTCAGTTCATTATTTCCGGTGGAAAATGATGACCTGGTTTATGGACTTTGGGAAAATGAAGTTATTTGGGATGCTGAGAATATGAAGGAAATTCCAAAGCCAAAAATCTTAACCCTGGATCTAAATGACGACAACATCATCTTAGAAATTCCGGAGGATGTCAACccaattaaaaaacaaactgaGACTCAGCGTAAAGCTAAAAATCCACTTCCGTATTCAAAGAAAAGTAAAACTTTACTGAATCAAATCGGTATTTTGAACATCGCTGAAGAAATTGAGGAAAAAACGCCACCTGAACCTTCAAACTCAACTACACACGATCCTTTCAATATCTCCAATGATGTCTACTACATGccgaaagaaaaagaaatgacTCTGCGACTGAAAACcggcgggaaaaatttaatccaaCACAGTATTCCAGTGATGAAACTAAGTGCGCCTTTCATTCGAACTTTCATGGGTCCCATGAAACTTAGAAACTTTCACAGGCCTCCGTTGCGACGATTCAGCTACGGCCCACTGGCTCATCCAGGACCGCATCCAGTCCATCCCTTGCTGAAATACATCGAACATCAAGCAGAAAAACGTGAACGAGAGAGGATTGCTTCCGGTGGAGGTGACGTATTTTTTATGAGGTCTGCTAAGGATCTAAGTGGCAGAGATGGTCAGCTAATACTCGTTGAATTTTCTGAAGAACATCCGCCGTTGATGAATGCAGTCGGTATGTGTTCGAAGATCAAGAATTATTACAGGCGAAAAGTTGACAAAGATCAGCAGGTACCTAATTATAAGTACGGCGAAACTGTATTCACTTACACGAGCCCTTTTCTCGGATCTTTGGCACCCGGTCAAAGCATCCAAACGCTTGAAAATAACATGTACAGAGCTCCAATTTATGAACACAAGGCTCCGCAAACAGACTTCTTGGTGATCCGAACacgtgataaatattttatacgtGAAGTCGACAATATCTTCATTGCTGGGCAGCAGTGTCCACTTTATGAAGTACCAGGACCAAATTCAAAGCTAGCAGTCAAATTTACCCGCGACTTTCttcttgtttttatttatcgtttgTTTTGGAAGTCAACCGACACaccaaaaaaagtaaaaatggaAGATATCAAGAAAGCATTCCCACTGTACAGTGAAAGCAGTATTAGAAAACGTTTGAAATTATGTGCTAATTTTAAAAGAACCGGCATGTATTCAAATTGGTGGGTGATGAGATCTGATTTTCGATTGCCTTCAGAAGAAGAAATCCAAGAGATGGTTTCCCCCGAGCAGTGTTGTGCTTATTTCAGTATGAAAGCTGCTGAACAGAGACTAAAAGACGCTGGTTATGGtgaaaaatttctcttcgCATCTCAAAATGATGACGACGATGATTTGCAGCTGAAAATGGACGATGAAATTAAAGTCGCGCCTTGGAATACCTCGAGAGCGTACATCCATGCGATGGAGGGCAAATGTCTTCTGCAGTTGACTGGTCCAGCTGACCCTACTGGTTGCGGTGAAGGATTTTCGTACGTCCGTATGTCAAATAAACCGATCGTTAACAAAAACGAACAAGAAGTGCAGCCTAAAAAAACACTTAATGGTACGGATGCTGACTTAAGACGACTGTCGCTGCCTAATGCCAAgcaaattcttaaaaaatttcaaatacccGATGAAAAGGTCAATCAATTAGGCCGTTGGGAGATTATTGATCTCGTACGGACTCTTTCGACGGAAAAAGCCAAAGCTGGGGAACAATGcgagtcaaaattttctcggGGTAATCGATTTTCTGTTGCTGAATATCAAGAACGTTACAAAGAAGAGTGCCAGAGAATTTTTAATCTACAAAATAGTGTACTGTCATCAGCTGAAGTACTGAGTTCTGACGAAAATGTAAGTTCGGATGATGAGGACGACTCTGACATTGAAGAAATgggaaaaaatattgagaatATTTTGGCGAACAAAACAACCAGCGAGCAGTTGACGTTGAAACAAGAAGAGCAGGAACGGcaggagttgaaaaaaatgtttttgggTGAGACATCGACAGCTCAAAACAGCAAAAAATCCAAAACTAAAAAGAAAGGTGATACAGATTCTGAACCTGGCGAACGTGTGCTGAAAATTAATCGAACTTTTCGTGATGCTGATGGCAAAGAGTTTACACGAGTTGAAATAATTCGTAACTCAGCAGTAATtgatttgtatttaaaaataaaaaataccaatgataaaaaattagtaaatgaTTTTATGTCACTTACTGACGAACAAAAAGAAGAACGAAGGAAAGAGAAGAGAAGACTTCAAGAAAGATTGAGAAGAATTAATAAACATGAAGAACGCAAGCGAAAGATGATGGCTAATAATCCAGTTTCTGCTGATTCTAATAATTCTCAGGACGATCCATTGTCATTGCAGAGACCAAGTAAATCTTGTCCTGTAGTTCAAAATATTCCGGCTCCAAATTCAGTGAATGTTGGCGTGACTCGAGtacaggaaaaaaaagttgacaaaCAATTTAATAGTGATCTTAATTACCATAAAGATCTTGTAAAAGTCGACGGTACTAAAGTCAAATTTTCAACTAAACTTATCAAG CAAATACAAGAGGAGAATAATAACCACAATCGTACGACAAAATCTAGAGATCCTGATACGAAATTCAGCACGAAAAAACGACGAAGAAACACCGAAGACACTATTGATTACAATCAATCAGTGGAGTACATTAAGCCAGCAAAGAGGAGACAAACTGATCCTGTTATTTCGATGTCAGTAATactggaaaaaattatcaatgaagTCAAACATTTACCCAACGTAGGGCTATTTTTGTTTCCTGTCAATAGaaag cTCGTTCCTGAttactataaaataataaaacagcCAATCGACCTACAAACAATTCGAGAAAATATACGACAGTACAAATACGAAACTAGAGAAAAGTTTCTCGCCGATATTAACCGTCTCgttaaaaattcatcaatttATAATGGACCGATCCACCCACTGACTAAGACAGCAGAGCAAATACTTGAAATTTGCGCGCAAAGACTCAAAGAAAAGGATGAGTCTCTCATGAGACTCGAGAAAGCAATAAATCCATTCATGGGCGACAATGATCAAGTAAAACTTGCGTTTCTTCTCGATGATATCGTCAACAGAAAAATCAAGACTATGACAGAGTCTAAATtgtttcttaattttaaaaagtttactaAGAACACTAGTATTGTCAAAACTCCAATGGATTTAAATaccataattcaaaaaatcgcttccagagACTATCATAATCGCTACGGATTTCTTCATGATGTCAAATTAATTCTAGATAATTGCATTCAACAAAATTCGTCATTTGTACGGGAAGCAGagatgatttttaaagtttgcgAACAATCATTGAATGAATATGATTCCTATCTCACGCAGATAGAAAGTAacatagtaaataaaaattcctatTGGCTGgaagcaaataaaaataaaaattctccaGCAGTTAAATCGAGTTTAAAAAGTTTGAGTTTAAAAAGTATGAGTTTATCTGAGAATGCATCAGTAAAATCTAAATCAGATGATAGCGATTTCATTGATGTCGTTGGTGACGAAGAAAGCCTGGGGTCTGccactgaaaataaaataaataccatTCAAGAGCATAAATTTTCCAgtgaagaaaaatataaattaatggaATCCGAGGACGTCAGCAAAAGCCCGGATTCAATTCCGGAGGAAAAAGTTGACATTTATCAAGATCTTGAATGTTCTGATGATGAGAATGAATTTACTATCGGTGGCCGTAAAGAAGAAAACTTTGAGACTATTTCTGAGAATCAGATTGATAATTTCCaagattttcaatttttcagtGACGGTACATTCAATTTAATGGAACTTGATGTCGGTGGTGGAAACTCGGATATTATGTCTGGCGAAGAAATTACTCTTTATCAATCAGATCTTCAGGGCTCTGATGATGATGAATGCAATTTTGTTCAGAAAAAAGTCTTCCAATGTATccccgaaaaaaaagttaatctcCTTGAAGAACTTGAAGTTTCTAGTGAGGACGATGTAAGACAAGAAAATGATCATCAGCAGGAACAATCTTATGATATCGCAGACGGCGAAATTTggttttaa
- the LOC130664651 gene encoding uncharacterized protein LOC130664651, translating to MSCRQPNSFDFRSIITTEDVNTVAKKAIGKHAQVLKYSIHAYSEEKIGFLSSHLRLDITVKNINFDNSSVKKSFFVKSVPYDYPDQASYIKDTEVFRQETGFFKDLVPKMSIEYTGDIWGPRCYLIKADALVLEDLGFQGFKMHPKKLLSEELIKSGLQALANLHASSLVIEKQLGRPLIDVYPHVVEQNYFLKTGNQYRWYCAGVDLAIKIAEDMNLDTTFISDTCEKVFDAIKPSPTKRNVISHGDLWSNNLMFDDSSPPRCRIIDFQLIRYSPLAADVALFLYLCSSRKFRDSKTLEMMKYYYDNLIKCLKMNPVIEEYPSWEEIIDGYEEQKLGAVITATLYFPTTLLDSKLGAKIMNNAETYSKFRYEDRRDIVTEIMKINSEYNSILKDIVEELVDLSLKLNSSPVLN from the coding sequence ATGTCTTGCAGACAACCGAATTCCTTTGACTTCCGCAGCATCATAACGACAGAAGATGTCAATACTGTTGCAAAAAAAGCTATTGGTAAACACGCGCAAGTCTTGAAGTATTCGATTCACGCTTATTCTGAAGAAAAAATCGGATTTTTGTCTTCACACTTGCGCTTGGACATAACAGTAAAAAACATCAATTTCGACAATTcttcagttaaaaaaagtttttttgtcaAATCTGTACCATACGATTACCCGGACCAGGCTTCTTACATAAAAGACACGGAAGTGTTTCGTCAAGAGACGGGATTTTTCAAAGACCTGGTGCCGAAGATGTCGATTGAATATACGGGAGATATTTGGGGTCCGCGGTGTTATTTGATAAAAGCGGATGCATTAGTACTCGAAGATCTGGGATTCCAAGGGTTCAAAATGCacccgaaaaaattattgagcgAAGAATTGATAAAGTCTGGGTTACAAGCGCTGGCGAATTTGCACGCGTCTTCTCTGGTGATTGAGAAACAACTCGGCCGGCCGCTTATTGATGTCTACCCTCATGTTGTAgagcaaaattattttcttaaaacgGGAAATCAGTACCGGTGGTATTGCGCTGGTGTAGATCTCGCGATTAAAATTGCCGAAGACATGAATTTGGACACGACATTCATTTCTGATACTTGTGAAAAAGTATTCGATGCTATAAAACCTTCACCGACTAAACGTAATGTTATAAGTCATGGAGATTTGTGGTCTAATAACCTCATGTTTGATGATTCATCACCACCGCGTTGTCGTATAATTGATTTTCAACTTATCCGATACTCCCCGCTGGCAGCGGACGTTGCTCTGTTTCTGTATCTCTGCTCTTCTCGTAAGTTTCGTGATTCTAAAACTCTGGAAATGATGAAATACTATTATGATAATTTGATAAAGTGTTTGAAGATGAATCCAGTTATAGAAGAATATCCCTCGTGGGAAGAAATAATTGATGGGTATGAAGAACAAAAACTTGGCGCTGTTATCACGGCAACGCTTTACTTTCCGACTACTCTTCTTGATAGTAAACTTGGCGCTAAAATAATGAACAATGCAGAGACCTATAGTAAGTTCAGGTATGAAGACAGGAGAGATATCGTTACGGAAATTATGAAGATAAATTCGGAATATAACTCAATTCTCAAAGATATCGTTGAGGAATTAGTTGATTTATCGCTGAAGCTCAACTCTTCACCtgtacttaattaa